The Sesamum indicum cultivar Zhongzhi No. 13 linkage group LG2, S_indicum_v1.0, whole genome shotgun sequence genome contains a region encoding:
- the LOC105176641 gene encoding auxin transporter-like protein 3, whose amino-acid sequence MASEKVETVVAGNYVEMEREEDDEGKSTTSAAKTTLSKIFWNGGSVYDAWFSCASNQVAQVLLTLPYSFSQLGMVSGILFQLFYGLMGSWTAYLISVLYVEYRTRKEREKVDFRNHVIQWFEVLDGLLGKHWRNIGLFFNCTFLLFGSVIQLIACASNIYYINDNLDKRTWTYIFGACCATTVFIPSFHNYRIWSFLGLIMTSYTAWYLTIASLIHGQAEGVKHSGPAGLVLYFTGATNILYTFGGHAVTVGIMHAMWKPQKFKLIYLMATIYVLTLTLPSASAVYWAFGDLLLNRSNALALLPRTGFRDTAVILMLIHQFITFGFACTPLYFVWEKFIGVHKTKSLFKRALARLPVVIPIWFLAIIFPFFGPINSTVGSLLVSFTVYIIPAMAHMITFASASARENAVERAPRIVGGWTGLYVMNIFVVAWVFIVGFGFGGWASMVNFVHQINTFGLFAKCYQCPKHKV is encoded by the exons TATGATGCATGGTTCAGCTGTGCTTCCAATCAG GTCGCCCAAGTGCTGCTGACACTACCTTATTCGTTCTCACAACTTGGGATGGTGTCTGGGATTCTATTCCAATTGTTTTATGGACTGATGGGGAGTTGGACTGCTTACCTTATCAGTGTGCTTTATGTTGAGTACAGAACTAGAAAGGAGAGGGAGAAGGTTGATTTCAGAAACCATGTCATTCAG TGGTTTGAAGTTCTTGATGGGCTGTTGGGGAAACACTGGAGAAACATAGGCCTCTTTTTCAACTGCACATTTCTTCTATTTGGATCTGTGATTCAGCTCATTGCATGTGCAAG CaacatatactacataaatGACAATCTTGATAAGAGAACATGGACCTACATATTTGGAGCATGCTGTGCAACAACTGTGTTTATCCCTTCATTCCACAACTACAGGATTTGGTCATTTTTAGGCCTTATTATGACATCCTACACAGCTTGGTACCTAACCATAGCTTCCCTCATCCACGGACAG GCTGAAGGAGTGAAGCACTCAGGGCCAGCAGGATTGGTTCTCTACTTCACTGGGGCTACCAACATTCTTTACACATTTGGTGGCCATGCTGTCACTGT GGGAATAATGCACGCGATGTGGAAGCCACAAAAGTTCAAGCTAATATACTTGATGGCGACAATTTATGTGCTAACACTAACACTTCCATCAGCTAGTGCTGTTTACTGGGCCTTTGGAGATCTGCTCCTCAACAGATCCAACGCTTTAGCTTTGCTCCCAAGAACTGGATTTAGAGACACTGCTGTCATCCTCATGCTCATTCATCAG TTCATAACATTTGGGTTCGCGTGCACGCCTTTGTACTTCGTGTGGGAAAAATTCATCGGCGTACACAAAACTAAGAGTCTGTTCAAGCGCGCCCTAGCCAGACTACCTGTGGTGATTCCCATATGGTTCCTAGCTATTATTTTCCCCTTCTTCGGGCCAATCAACTCCACCGTCGGATCACTGCTTGTTAGCTTCACCGTCTACATTATTCCGGCCATGGCACATATGATCACTTTTGCTTCCGCATCAGCCAGAGAG AATGCAGTGGAGAGGGCTCCAAGAATTGTTGGAGGGTGGACTGGTTTGTACGTGATGAACATATTTGTGGTGGCATGGGTGTTTATAGTTGGCTTCGGATTTGGAGGGTGGGCTAGTATGGTCAATTTCGTCCACCAAATCAACACATTTGGCCTCTTCGCCAAGTGCTATCAGTGCCCTAAGCACAAAGTTTGA
- the LOC105177740 gene encoding F-box/LRR-repeat protein At3g26922-like encodes MQKSKTSNRRKLNQSKRNKENLHIYIGKKFDRTHQKEEMAEDRISKLPDAILQHILSWIDLKQAVQTSILSKRWKSLWTSLPNLDFNFRRLAVQSGVDLAWSHHNQSFMPRFMHFVTQFLSQRDHSSNVAKFKLSSSHMAGTDSAFVEKCLDYAINHGVQHLDIDAYCYSPPVKFPNGLFASKSLKELRLRQYIDSIVIPKSFELPNLKTLCLETFSFNDDLYSFSREPFSSFPGLEKLTLHRCQVSGLIISAPKLRILEISFLDPFFSRELQMELISSPSLTSFRYEGYVSLVCPKMDFPCLEEVYFDNFAVLEPPYTDDIKTKMPLNLIRMLQQLGNAKFVTLTLDTIEVLAMDPRLLEQSPSPFPYIKCLKLTKRHNIIHPMKAVPQTVINYLTKESSYSDSLVVKFPDGIKGGRPFNSTDGYI; translated from the exons ATGCAAAAGAGCAAAACCAGTAATAGAAGAAAGTTGAATCAGTCaaagagaaataaagaaaacttgCATATATACATAGGTAAGAAGTTTGATCGAACGCATCAAAAAGAGGAAATGGCAGAAGACAGAATCAGCAAATTACCCGATGCAATTCTCCAACACATCCTCTCCTGGATCGACCTCAAACAGGCTGTTCAGACAAGCATTCTATCCAAAAGATGGAAAAGCCTCTGGACTTCCCTACCTAATCTCGACTTCAACTTCAGACGCCTGGCCGTCCAAAGTGGCGTGGACTTGGCCTGGTCACATCACAACCAAAGCTTCATGCCTCGTTTCATGCATTTCGTGACTCAATTCCTTTCTCAACGCGATCACAGCTCCAATGTTGCCAAATTCAAACTGTCGTCTAGCCACATGGCTGGCACAGATTCAGCATTTGTTGAGAAATGCCTGGATTACGCAATCAATCACGGTGTTCAACACCTTGATATCGATGCATATTGTTATTCTCCGCCTGTCAAGTTCCCTAACGGCCTTTTCGCTAGTAAATCGCTAAAGGAACTCAGGCTGAGGCAGTATATTGACAGTATTGTTATACCAAAGTCGTTTGAGTTACCAAACCTCAAGACCCTTTGTCTCGAAACTTTCAGCTTCAATGATGATCTTTATAGTTTTTCAAGGGAGCCCTTTTCGAGCTTTCCTGGTTTGGAGAAGTTGACTCTGCATCGGTGTCAGGTGTCTGGGCTAATCATCTCTGCTCCAAAGCTCAGGATTTTGGAAATATCGTTTCTAGATCCGTTTTTTTCACGGGAACTACAGATGGAACTGATCTCAAGTCCGAGTCTAACTTCATTCAGGTATGAAGGTTATGTTTCCTTGGTGTGCCCAAAGATGGATTTTCCTTGCTTGGAGGAGGTGTACTTTGATAATTTTGCGGTTCTTGAACCACCGTATACAGATGATATCAAGACAAAGATGCCCTTGAATTTGATTAGGATGCTTCAACAACTCGGAAATGCAAAATTTGTTACATTAACCTTGGACACAATAGAG GTTCTTGCAATGGATCCTCGTCTCCTCGAGCAAAGTCCATCTCCATTTCCCTATATCAAGTGTCTGAAGTTGACAAAAAGGCATAATATAATTCATCCAATGAAGGCTGTTCCACAGACCGTGATCAACTACTTGACCAAGGAATCTTCTTACAGCGACTCACTGGTGGTGAAGTTCCCAGATG GGATAAAAGGGGGAAGACCCTTCAACAGCACTGACGGATATATATGA
- the LOC105176650 gene encoding uncharacterized protein LOC105176650: protein MATSSARCNCNFNFPARYCTPPPPTTLSFSPLQNAVTSKHRNQTHFQGNNLRLQWSNVGKRRFVVYCSNVPPEAPLPSEPSSNSFINQILGVLTTIVVPFLSSKLGPFWIFKNKIESTVETVEQIVNVVEKVAEQVDKVTEDITDDLPEGKLKELLDFVEDMAEKTADTADSIGDIIDKVQEAGEKLESIVDSLDGEEEQTPKVADIQKQTV from the exons ATGGCAACTTCTTCAGCCAGGTGCAACTGTAACTTCAACTTCCCAGCTCGTTATTGTACGCCTCCGCCTCCGACCACCCTCTCTTTCAGTCCCTTGCAAAACGCCGTTACCTCAAAACATAGGAATCAAACACATTTTCAAGGCAACAATCTTCGGCTGCAATGGAGCAACGTTGGTAAAAG gAGATTTGTGGTTTACTGCAGCAATGTTCCACCCGAAGCTCCGTTGCCTTCTGAACCATCTTCCAATTCGTT CATAAATCAGATCCTGGGAGTACTAACGACAATTGTTGTCCCATTCCTGAGCAGCAAATTGGGGCCATTTTGGATCTTCAAAA ATAAAATTGAGAGTACAGTGGAGACGGTGGAGCAGATTGTGAATGTGGTGGAGAAGGTGGCGGAGCAGGTGGACAAAGTGACGGAGGATATCACCGATGATCTTCCTGAAGGCAAACTCAAAGAACTTCTTGACTTTGTTGAAGACATGGCGGAAAAAACCGCTGATACTGCTGATTCAATCGGAGATATTATTGATAAGGTTCAGGAGGCAGGTGAAAAGTTGGAGTCAATTGTGGATTCTCTTGATGGTGAGGAAGAACAGACCCCCAAAGTTGCAGATATTCAGAAACAGAcagtttga
- the LOC105176659 gene encoding uncharacterized protein LOC105176659, translated as MSSSMASSIIFGHKSTALIPTKPYARTQQQVLCWNPISTLGMISKCRVDENCSWGDKTRVMSDNKMKRNRLFVVYANSVPGAPLPSGPPPSKSMSWILGFVVSFILPFFTNKWGPLWVIKNRIDTAVQTVENMVEAVEKVAGEVDKIAEDIADDLPQGKLKDLVDFVEDMAEKTAKTADSLDNIIDKVQEAEDQVEHIVECAVKEATTSSKK; from the exons ATGTCGTCGTCCATGGCGAGTTCTATTATCTTTGGGCACAAATCGACTGCCCTGATCCCGACAAAACCCTACGCCAGGACTCAGCAGCAGGTTTTGTGTTGGAATCCGATTTCAACGTTGGGTATGATCTCCAAGTGCAGAGTTGATGAAAACTGTTCCTGGGGAGACAAAACAAGAGTGATGTCTGataacaaaatgaaaag GAACCGTTTGTTCGTCGTGTATGCCAACAGTGTGCCGGGAGCTCCATTGCCTTCCGGACCACCACCTTCCAAATCCAT GAGTTGGATTCTGGGATTTGTGGTGTCATTTATTCTACCCTTTTTCACCAACAAATGGGGGCCATTGTGGGTTATAAAAA ACAGAATTGATACGGCAGTTCAGACAGTAGAAAACATGGTTGAGGCCGTGGAGAAAGTGGCGGGGGAGGTAGACAAGATTGCAGAAGACATCGCCGACGATCTTCCCCAAGGAAAACTCAAAGATCTTGTGGATTTTGTCGAAGATATGGCTGAAAAAACAGCTAAGACTGCCGATTCTCTTGACAATATCATCGACAAG GTACAGGAAGCTGAAGATCAGGTGGAGCACATTGTGGAGTGTGCAGTTAAAGAAGCCACAACTTCGTCtaagaaataa
- the LOC105176669 gene encoding fluoride export protein 2, with protein MDHQYQELESRRSGSFGRLSHASSSRRRSFSISFTSSAQNDDAVESESVSEAGDIGDRALHSNRISESGRSIFSLDNVAENGIVVPIPEDTNTSFPVTPSALENISPLSLDAIIQSGEKKKDEKEVPWLLEYITCLLSLAVFGILGVLARYGLQKLFGPEVVGATSDGSYMYLDLPSNMVGSFLMGWLGVVFKGDLLKISDQLAIGLTTGFLGSLTTFSGWNQKMLDLSVEGRWVFAVLGILIGLFLVAYSIVFGIETAKGFKWVYRQSNMRSFCAISNCFRACISNTYRCVLTFMVMLLLMLGLLWGIFGSLEKDEFNTGSSEAQLFLACMVGPFGVWIRWFLARLNGRGLGKNGMVKWMPFGTLAANVLAACVMAALATLKKAVKSTNCNTVASGIQFGLLGCLSTVSTFIAEFHAMRESTHPWRAYAYASITFSISFALGTLMYSVPVWARGYN; from the exons ATGGATCATCAATATCAGGAATTAGAATCTAGAAGAAGTGGTTCCTTTGGTCGTTTGAGTCATGCCAGTTCTTCAAGGAGGCGCTCTTTCAGTATATCATTTACTTCGTCCGCACAAAATGATGATGCCGTTGAAAGTGAGTCTGTCTCTGAAGCTGGGGATATCGGGGATAGGGCACTTCACAGCAACAGAATCAGTGAAAGTGGGAGGAGTATTTTCTCCTTGGATAATGTGGCAGAAAATGGAATTGTCGTTCCTATTCCAGAGGACACTAATACTTCTTTCCCAGTGACTCCATCAGCTTTGGAAAACATATCTCCCCTTTCTCTTGATGCAATTATTCAATctggagaaaaaaagaaa GATGAGAAAGAAGTTCCTTGGTTGTTGGAGTACATTACATGTCTGCTTTCTCTTGCTGTATTTGGAATTCTAGGG GTTCTAGCTAGATATGGCCTCCAGAAACTGTTTGGACCTGAGGTAGTTGGTGCAACAAGTGATGGGAGCTACATGTATCTTGATCTCCCTTCGAATATG GTTGGTTCATTTCTGATGGGATGGTTAGGAGTTGTTTTCAAAGGAGaccttttgaaaatttcagatCAGTTAGCTATTGGTTTGACAACTGGTTTCCTTGGAAGCCTTACAACTTTCAGTGGTTGGAACCAAAAGATGCTTGACCTCAGCGTTGAAGGTCGATGGGTCTTTGCTGTGCTTGGCATTCTTATAG GCTTGTTTCTGGTTGCCTATTCCATCGTTTTTGGGATTGAGACTGCCAAGGGGTTCAAATGGGTTTACAGACAATCAAATATGAGATCCTTCTGTGCCATTAGTAATTGCTTTCGTGCTTGTATTTCAAATACGTACCGCTGTGTCTTGACATTTATGGTGATGCTTTTGTTGATGCTGGGCCTCTTATGGGGTATATTTGGAAGTCTAGAGAAGGATGAGTTTAACACTGGTAGCAGTGAGGCTCAGTTGTTCTTAGCTTGCATGGTTGGACCTTTTGGTGTCTGGATTAGGTGGTTCTTGGCTCGTCTTAATGGGCGTGGCCTAGGAAAAAACGGCATGGTAAAATGGATGCCCTTTGGGACTCTTGCTGCCAATGTTCTTGCAGCCTGTGTTATGGCTGCACTCGCCACACTGAAGAAAGCG GTTAAATCTACGAACTGTAACACTGTTGCATCCGGGATCCAATTCGGACTACTTGGTTGTCTAAGTACGGTTTCAACTTTCATTGCTGAATTCCATGCGATGAGAGAAAGCACACATCCATGGAGGGCTTATGCTTATGCATCAATTACATTTTCAATCTCATTTGCACTGGGAACTCTTATGTACTCTGTGCCCGTCTGGGCCAGGGGCTACAATTAG
- the LOC105176681 gene encoding flavonol synthase/flavanone 3-hydroxylase encodes MEVQRVQSIASLSKNTHTIPSEFIRSKNEQPATTTLHGVVLEVPVIDIGLTDDSNEKMIVELISEASRDWGIFQVVNHGIPDQTISNLQRVGQEFFELPRAERELIAKTPESGIEGYGTTLQKEVEGKKGWVDHLFHKIWPPAAINYRFWPKNPPSYREANEAYCERLREVYDKLIKWLSLGLGLEEQEMKVAMGGEDTVFLMKINYYPPCPRPDLALGVVAHTDMSGLTILVPNQVQGLQVFRDGHWYDVRYIPNALIVHIGDQIEILSNGNYKAVFHRTTVNKNCTRMSWPVFLEPPTELEIGPIAKLVSEQSPTKYKTKKYKEYVYCKLNKLPQ; translated from the exons ATGGAGGTGCAGAGAGTGCAATCCATTGCTTCCCTCTCTAAGAACACACACACCATTCCTTCTGAATTCATTAGGTCAAAAAACGAGCAGCCGGCCACCACCACCTTGCATGGAGTGGTTCTAGAGGTGCCAGTCATCGACATAGGCCTTACCGATGATTCCAATGAAAAAATGATTGTTGAACTAATAAGCGAAGCGAGTAGGGATTGGGGGATATTCCAGGTGGTGAACCATGGTATCCCTGATCAAACCATATCCAATTTGCAACGAGTCGGGCAAGAGTTCTTTGAGCTACCGAGAGCAGAAAGAGAGTTGATCGCCAAGACTCCTGAGTCCGGAATTGAAGGCTATGGAACTACCCTGCAGAAAGAGGTGGAGGGCAAGAAGGGTTGGGTGGATCATTTGTTTCACAAGATATGGCCACCTGCTGCTATCAACTACAGGTTTTGGCCCAAGAATCCACCTTCTTACAG AGAAGCAAATGAAGCGTACTGTGAGAGGCTGAGAGAGGTGTATGATAAGTTGATAAAGTGGCTGTCACTAGGGCTAGGGCTGGAAGAGCAAGAAATGAAGGTGGCTATGGGGGGAGAAGACACCGTATTTCTAATGAAGATAAACTACTATCCGCCGTGTCCCCGGCCCGACCTGGCCCTCGGAGTGGTGGCTCACACCGACATGTCGGGTCTCACCATCCTCGTGCCTAACCAAGTTCAGGGGCTCCAAGTTTTTAGAGATGGTCACTGGTATGATGTCAGGTACATTCCCAATGCCCTCATCGTGCACATAGGAGACCAGATTGAG ATACTGAGTAATGGAAACTACAAGGCTGTGTTCCACAGAACTACTGTGAACAAGAACTGCACCAGGATGTCATGGCCAGTGTTTCTGGAGCCACCTACAGAGCTTGAAATCGGCCCTATTGCAAAGCTTGTGAGCGAACAAAGCCCGACAAAATATAAGACcaagaaatataaagaatatgTTTACTGTAAGCTCAACAAGCTTCCCCAGTGA
- the LOC105176688 gene encoding chaperone protein dnaJ A6, chloroplastic-like, with translation FISNCRETGAEEKFKEISNAYEVLSDDEKRSIYDKYGEAGLKGAGMGMGDFSNPFDLFESLFEGMGGMGGMGGMGGRGSRNRATEGEDQVYNLVLNFKEAVFGVEKEIEIARLESCSTCDGSGAKPGTKPSRCSTCGGQGQVVSSARTPLGVFQQVMTCSTCGGTGEISTPCNPCSGDGRVRKSKRISLKVPAGVDSGSRLRVRSEGNAGRRGGPPGDLFVIIDVLPDPVLKRDDTNILYTCKVSYIDAILGTTMKVPTVDGMVDLKIPAGTQPGTTLVMAKKGVPLLNKSNMRGDQLVKVQVEIPKRLSGEERKLIEELANLNKAKAPNSRR, from the exons ttcatctCAAACTGCAGAGAAACTGGAGCGGAAGAAAAATTTAAGGAGATTAGCAATGCTTATGAG GTTTTATCAGATGATGAGAAACGTTCCATTTATGACAAGTATGGGGAGGCTGGACTAAAAGGCGCTGGAATGGGCATGGGG GATTTCAGCAACCCATTTGATCTGTTTGAGTCATTATTTGAAGGCATGGGAGGCATGGGCGGAATGGGCGGCATGGGAGGAAGAGGGTCTCGCAACCGAGCAACAGAAGGTGAAGATCAGGTCTATAATCTGGTTCTAAATTTCAAAGAAGCTGTATTTGGTGTCGAGAAAGAGATTGAAATAGCCCGTCTGGAGAGCTGCAGCACATGTGATGGATCAGGGGCAAAACCAGGAACAAAGCCATCTAGATGTAGCACATGTGGTGGTCAAGGGCAAGTCGTCTCATCAGCAAGGACTCCTTTGGGTGTCTTCCAACAAGTGATGACATGTTCCACCTGTGGGGGAACTGGAGAAATCTCCACTCCTTGCAACCCATGCAGCGGCGATGGCCGAGTAAGGAAGTCAAAGCGTATTAGCTTGAAAGTTCCAGCTGGGGTGGATTCTGGGAGTCGTTTGAGGGTCCGTTCCGAAGGTAATGCGGGACGGAGAGGTGGCCCCCCAGGAGATCTTTTTGTTATCATAGATGTTCTTCCTGATCCGGTTTTGAAACGTGACGATACAAACATCCTCTACACTTGCAAGGTTTCTTATATAGATGCCATCTTAGGAACAACAATGAAGGTGCCTACAGTAGATGGGATGGTAGACCTCAAAATTCCAGCGGGTACCCAACCCGGCACAACCCTCGTTATGGCCAAAAAAGGGGTACCCCTTCTGAACAAAAGTAATATGAGGGGCGACCAGCTGGTTAAGGTGCAAGTTGAGATTCCAAAACGACTAAGCGGTGAAGAGAGAAAGCTGATTGAAGAACTTGCCAACCTAAACAAGGCCAAGGCTCCTAACAGTAGAAGATAG